A segment of the Thermodesulfobacteriota bacterium genome:
GTCCGCCTCCGGACCCTGGGGGGGCGAGATCCGGCGGCCATCCACCGGCGGCCATCCGCAGAAGATCGCCTTCCTCCAGTGCATCGGCTCCCGCCAGCAGCAGACCGGCGGCCGCTACTGCTCCTCCATCTGCTGCATGCAGGCCACCAAGGACGCCATCATCTCCCGGGAGCATGCCCCGGAGGCCGAGGTCACCATCTTCTTCATGGAGCTGCGCACCCCGGGCAAGGGCTTCGACCGCTACGTGGCCCGGGCCCAGGAGGAGTACGGGGTGCGCTACGTGCGCTCCCGGGTGAGCCATGTGGAGCGGCGGGCCGCGGACGGCCGGCTCCTGGTCTCTTACGAGACGACTGCTGGCGGCCGCCGCCAGGAGGCCTTCGACCTGGTGGTCCTCTCCCTGGGCCTGGCCATCAGCCCCCGGGTCCAGGAGCTGTGCCGGCGCATCGGCGTCGCCCTCGATCCCTTCGGCTTCGTGCAGACCGACGAGACCACGCCGCTCGCCACCTCCCGGCCCGGAGTCTTCGTCTGCGGCACCCTGTCCGGGCCCAAGGACATCCCGGCCACGGTCATGGAGGCCAGCGGCGCGGCCGCCCAGTTCGTCTACCCGGAGCGGGGCGAGCGGCCTGCGCCGGCGCCCATCACCCCGCCGCGGTCCCTGTTCGCCGACGAGCCCCGGGTGGGGGTCTTCGTCTGCCATTGCGGCAAGAACATTGCCGCCACCGTCGATGTGGCCGACGTGGCGAGCTACGCCGCCACCCTGCCCAACGTCCTTTTTGCCGCCCACCTCACCTACACCTGCTCCGACGATGCCCAGGCCAGGATCCGCACGGCGATCCGGGAGCACGATCTCAACCGCATCGTGGTGGCGGCCTGCAGCCCCCGCACCCACGAGGGTCTCTTCCAGGCAACCCTGAAGGAGGCGGGACTCAACCCCTATCTCTTCGAGATGGCCAACATCCGGGACCAGTGCTCCTGGGTGCACAGCCGGGTGGCCAGGGATGCCACCACCAAGTCCCGGGAGCTGGTGCGGATGGCGGTCTCCCGGGTGCGGGTCCGGGAGCCCCTGGGCGAGATCCCCCTGGCCATCACCGACCGGGCCCTGGTCCTGGGCGGCGGCCTGGCGGGCATGGAGGCGGCGCGCAGCCTGGCCCGGCTGGGCTTCGCCGTGGACCTGGTGGAGCGCCAGGAACGTTTGGGGGGCCTCCTGCGGGAGGTGCCCTTTCTGCCCTCCGGCGGCCGCACCCGGGACTTCCTCGACCGGCTGGAGCGGGAGCTGGCGATGAGCCCCCGGGTGCACCTGCACCTGGCCAGCCGCCTTGCGGAGGTGAGCGGCTATCTGGGCAACTTCCGCTCCCGGATCGCCACGCCGGAGGGCGACCAGGAGATCAGCCACGGCATCACCGTGGTGGCCACCGGCGGCGAGCGGCCGCGGCCGGCCGAATACGGCCTGGACCGGGACCCCTATGTCCTCACCCAGGACGATCTCGAAAGGCGCCTGGCCGGCAGCCACCCGGATCTGCGCCTCCTGGATAGGCTGGTGATGATCCTCTGCGTCGGCTCCCGCACCCCGGAGCGGCCGTACTGCTCGGTGGTCTGCTGCCCCCAGGCCCTCAGAAACGCTATCCGCCTCAAGGAGCGTTTCCCGAGCCTGGACGTCACCATCCTTTTCCGGGAGCTCCGGAGCGCCGGCAAGGACGAGCTGCTCTTCGAGGAGGCCCGGCGGCGGGGCGTCCTCTTCATCCGCTTCCCGGACGGATCGCCGCCGCAGGTGGAGCGGCAGGGAGAAGAGCTGCAGGTGACGGTCGCCGACGCCACCTTCGGCGAGACCTTGACCCTGGCCGCCGACACGGTGGTCCTCAGCCAGCCCCTGGCCCCCAACCCGGACAACGCCTGGCTGGGCCCGCTCCTCAAGGTGCCCCTGGATCAGGACCGCTTCTTCCTGGAGGCCCACGTCAAGCTGCGGCCGGTGGATTTCGCCACCGACGGCATCTTCCTCTGTGGCCTGGCCCAGGGCCCGAAGGGCATCGCCGACACCATCCGCCAGGCGGATGCGGCGGCGACCCGGGCCGCCACCCTCCTCGGCAAGAGCGTGGTCCTGGTGGAGGGCAAGACCTCGGTCATCAACCCCCGGCTGTGCAACGGCTGCCGGCAGTGCGTGGAGGCTTGTCCCTACCGCGCCATCGCCATGGACGACAAGAAGGGGGTGGCGGTGGTGAACCAGGCCCTGTGCAAGGGCTGCGGCATCTGCGCCGCGGCCTGCCGCTCCGGAGCCCCTGACCTGGGCGGCTTCTCCAACGAGGAGCTGGCCTCGGCCATCGGCGCCTTTCTGGCAGAGGAGCTCCAATCCCCATGAGCCTTCAACCTGGCCCCATCAAGCTGATCGGCTTCTTGTGCAACTGGTGCTCGTACGCCGGCGCCGACCTGGCCGGGGTGTCCCGCTTCCAGTACGACGCGTCGATCCGCATCGTCCGGCTGCCCTGCTCCGGCCGCATGGATCCGCTCTTGGCCCTCAAGGCCCTCCAGGACGGTGCCGACGGCGTCCTCATCTCCGGCTGCCACCCCGGCGACTGCCACTATTCGGATGGCAACTACTTCGCCCGCCGCCGCTTCGCGGTGGTGCGCTCGCTCATGGAGTTCGTCGGCCTCGATCCGCGGCGCCTGCAGATGAGCTGGGTCTCCGCCTCGGAGGGGAAGAAATGGGCCGAGGTGGTGAACGAGGTCGCCGGCGCAGTGACCGCGGCCCGGGACGAGGCCAGAGCGGCCGGACAAACCGCGGCCGCCCCCCTGCCGGCAGCATCCGGAGACCGGGTCCCGCCCCGGGAGGACCCGGAGCTGACCGCCGCCCTGCGGCAGACCGCCCGGGATCTCCTGGCCACGGGCCGGGTGCAGGCGCTCCTCGGCCACCGCCGGCGGCCCGGCGGCCGCCCCGGGACCGCCTTGCTGGTGGCGACCGGCCCGGAAGCGCTGGAGGAGCTGGTGGCCTTCCAGGGGGATGCCCCCAACCTGGCCTGCCATCTGAAATCGACCGTGGAGCGCCACGGCACCACTGCCCTGGTGGGCAAGGGCAGCGATCTTTTGACCGCCATCAACCTGGTGCGGGAAAACCAGCTCCAGCGCCAGTCGATCGTCCTGGTGGGCCTGGGCTTTCCGGAGCCGGCGGCCGGCGGGTCGGAATCGCTGCGCCCCGGCCGGGTCCAGGAGGCGGTCGGTCTCACCCAGGCCGCTGATCTGGTGGTGGGCGCCCGGCCGGCCGCGGTGCCGGACGAGACCTTCGCCGACGTCGCCGCGATCGACGCCCTGCCGCGACCAGCCCGGTACGCCTTCTGGCGGGAGCAGTTCGGCAGCTGCCTGCGCTGCTATGCCTGCCGGAGCGCCTGCCCGTCCTGCTACTGCAAGACCTGCTTCGCGGACTCGCGGCGGCCGGCCTGGACCTCGCCGGCGCCCTCGGCGGAGTCGAGCCTCTATTTCCACCTCATCCGCGCCTACCATCTGGCTGGCCGCTGCGCTGGCTGCCGGGAGTGCCAGCGGGTCTGCCCGATGCAGATCCCGCTCCTCACCCTGGCCCGGAAGGCCTCCCAGGTGGTGCAGGAGCTGTTCGGCCACCGGGTCTCCGCTGACCCGCAGGTGAAGAACCCTCTCGCCGCCTTTGCCATGGACGACCAGGTGGATTTCATCCGATGAGCCCGCAAGAACGATTCTTCTCGCCGGCGTCCCTGAGGAGCTGGCTGGACCGGCTGATCGCCGGCCAGCCGGTGGTGGGGCCCTGCCAGCGGGGCGCCAACACCGTCTTTGCGCCCTTGACCGGCGCTGGCGACTGGCAGGCCGACCTCCTGCTGCCCAAGACCCCGGCCAAGGGTCTGGTCTTCCCGCCCCGGCGGGCGGTAGGCGACACGACAGTGGTGCCGGCCATCCTCTGGGGCGCCCGGCCCTGCGAGCTGCAGGCCCTCGATCTCATCGACCGGGTCTTTCTGCAGGAGCCGGCGGATCCGGTGTACCACCAGCGGCGGCTGGCCTTGACCACCGTCGCCTTCGCCTGTCCCCAGGCAGCGGACACCTGCTTTTGCACCCGGGTGGGCAGCCATCCGGCCGACCGCTCCGGCGCCGATCTTCTGCTGGTGCCGGTGGCTGGCGGTCATCTGGCCACGGCGGGCACCGGCCGGGGGGCAGAGCTTCTGGCCGGAGCCGGCGAGCCGCCGACGGCCGAGCAGCTGGACGCGGGCGCCGCCTTTGTCCGCGCCTGCGAGGAGGAGGGGCAAGCTGCGGCGCCGCTGCCGGCCACCCTGGCGGCGCTCTTCGACAGCCCGCTCTGGGAGGATCTGAGCCGCGGCTGCCTGTCCTGCGGCGTCTGCTCCTTCCTCTGCCCCACCTGCCACTGCTTCGACATCGCCGACGAGCGGACCGGCAAGGTGGTCTTCTGGGACTGCTGCGCCTTTCCGGACTTCACCCTCATGACCTCCGGGGAGAACCCCCGCAAGAGTCCCGCCATCCGCCTGCGCAACCGGATCCTCCACAAGTTCGATTATCTGGTGCGCACCGTGGGGAGGAGAGGCTGCGTCGGCTGCGGCCGTTGCGTGGCCAACTGCCCGGCAGGCCTGGACCTCGTCGCGGCGCTGGCGGCTCTGGAAGCGGCCGCCGCCAAGGAATGACACCGGCCATGGATCTCTACCAGCCCAGACAGGCGACCATCGAGGCGATCGTCCGGGAGACCCCGGATGTCAAGACCTTCCATTTCCGGGTGGATGGCGAGTTTTGCTACGCCCCCGGCCAGTTCTTCGAGCTGTCCATCCCGGGCGCCGGCGAGGCGCCCTTCTCCATCTCCTCCGCTCCCACCGGCGAGCCGGTCTTCCAGTCCACCATCCGCCGGGCCGGGCTGGTGACCCGGGAGCTGCACCGCCTCCTGCCCGGCGCCACGGTGGGGGTGCGCGGCCCCTTCGGCCGGCCGTTCCCCATCGAGCAGCTGCGGGGCAAGGGCCTCATCTTCATCGGCGGCGGCATCGGCTTTGCCCCCTTGCGGGCGCCGTTGCAGTATGCCCTGGCCCATCGCCAGGATTTCGGCCCGCTGCTGGTGGTGAACGGCGCCCGCAGCGTCGCCGACGTGCTGTTCGTGGAGCAGGCGAGAGCCTGGCAGCAGGAGAAGGAGGTGCAGGTGGTGCTCACCGTGGACCCCGGCGGCGAGGCGCCGGGCTGGTCCGGCCGGGTGGGCCTCATCCCCAAGGTGGTGGAGGAGATGCATCCGTCGCCGGCCAATGCCGCGGTCCTGGTCTGCGGCCCGCCGATCATGATCAAGTTCACCCTCCAGACCCTGGACCGGCTCGGCTTCACCGACGAGCAGGTGCTCACCACCCTGGAGATGCGGATGAAGTGCGGCCTGGGCAAGTGCGGCCGCTGCAACATCGGGCCGATCTATGTCTGCAAGGACGGTCCGGTCTTCTCCATGCAGGAGGTCAAGGCCTTCGTCGGCGACTTCTGAGTCGTTGCCCTCGGCTTTTCCCTTGACTTTACAACCGTGGCACGCTATGTGGTTTGACTTTTTGGCCCCGCCGCATCCCCCGTCAGGAGAATCACCATGTGTCGTCTCGCCATGAAGACTGCCTCCGAGCCCTTCGGCCCCCATGGGGTGCTCACCGCCATGGAGGCCATGCAGGAGGGCTATGACGGCAGCGGCCTCGGGCTGCTGCTCCGGGGCGTCCGCTTCGCCGACTACAACTACCAGGCCGACGCGCCGATCCTCTCCGGTATCGCCCATTCCGAGGCCGCCCTGCACCGGCTGGACGAGCGCATGCAGGCCAAGGGCTTTGCCCTCAAGTACGACCACGAGTTCGATCTGCGGCCCGGCCTGATCGAGGCCCGGGACCGCCACAAGTACTTCGTCCGGGTGTACAGCCCGCCGGCTTCCTGGAAGGGCCTGCCGAAAGAGGCGGTGGCGGATGAGCTCATGCTCACCCGGGTGGGCTTGCGCCAGGACGGCGAGGCCCACGGCAATGACCTCACCGCCTTCTCCTTCTGGCCGGACGTGGTGATGATCAAAGAGGTGGGCTGGCCTTTGCAAGTAGGCGCCGCGCTGGGGCTGGCCGACGACCGCATCAAGGCGCGGGTGGTCATGGCCCAGGGCCGGCAGAACACCAACTACGGCATCAACCTCTACGCCTGCCACCCCTTCTTCATCCAGGGCATCGCCACCATGACCAATGGCGAGAACACCGCCTTTGTGCCCATCAAGGAGTATCTGTCCGGCTCGCAGTATCCCGGCTATATCGGCTACCAGAGCGACTCCGAGGTCTTCACCCACATCCTCCACTACACCCTGCGGCGCCTGGGCTTGCCTCTGGAGGCGTACAAGCACGTCATCACCCCCTTGAAGACCGAGGAGCTGGACAGCCACCCCCAGGGCGCCTTCCTGAAGGGTCTGCGCACCGCCTGCCGCCGCCTCATCATCGACGGCCCCAACTGCGTCATGGGCTCCCTGCCGGACGAGACGGTGCTCCTGGTCATGGACCACAAGAAGCTGCGGCCAGCCACCATTGGCGGCAAGCCCGGTGAGTGGGCCCTGGCCTCGGAAATGTGCGGTGTCGATGCCATGATCCCGGACCGGGATCGTTCCCTTGACTTCCAGCCCATGCGGGAGAATACGGTGGTGGTTCCGCCCCACCGCCAGGAGTATGCGATATGGTCGCAGTTGCAGCCGTTGCCACTACCCCAAGCAGCCTGACCTACCACGACCTGCCCTGGATCATCGATCACCGGGAGGACCGCTGCACCCTGTGCGGCCGCTGCACCTCGGTCTGCCCGGTGGAGGCGATCCATCTCACCTACCGGCGCCAGCGGCTGCCCAACCTGGATCTCCTCAAAAAGGAGCGGGGCTCCACCTTCCGCACCTTCGTCGGGATCCGCCAGCGCACTGAGCTGAGCCGCCGCTGCATCGGCTGCGGCATGTGCTCCATGGTCTGCCCCAACGAGGCCATCGGCCCCCGGCCCAATGCCAACGACGAGCGGGCCCGGTTCCACATCCACCAGAAGATGGATGCCTGGAAGCGGGGCGGCCGCCGGAACGTCCGGGAGAGCCTTCTCGACCGCATCGTCTTCACCCGCATCTCCATGCTCACCGACCCGGCCCTGGATGCCGGCCGGCACGAGTTCTTCCTGAACACCATCCTGGGCCGCATCCTCTCCCCGGAGGAGTTTCTGCGCCGCCACGCCAAGGGCGAGTGGATTCCCCCCACCCGGGAGATCTTCCCCTTCATCATCGGCTCCATGTCCTTCGGCGCCCTGTCCCCCAACATGTGGCTGGGGCTGCTGCAGGGGGTGGCGTATCTCAACGAGGTGCTGAAGATCCCGGTGGTGATGGCCACCGGTGAGGGCGGCTGCCCGCCCTGGGTGCTCAGGAGCCCCTTTTTGAAGTACATCATCCTGCAGATCGCCTCCGGCTATTTCGGCTGGGACGAGATCATCCGGGCCATCCCGCAGATGCAGTGCGACCCGGCGGCCATCGAGATCAAGTACGGCCAGGGCGCCAAGCCCGGCGACGGCGGGCTGCTCATGTGGTTCAAGGTCTCGAAGCTCATCGCCCGCCTGCGGGGCGTGCCGGAGAGGGTGGACCTGCCCAGCCCGCCGGTGCACCAGACGCTTTACTCCATCGAGGAGAGCGTCATGAAGATGATCCAGACCATGTCGATGGCCTGGGGCTTCCGGGTGCCGGTCTATCCCAAGATCTCCGGCTCCACCTCGGCGAAATCGGTGCTCAACAACCTGGTGCGCAACCCGTACGCCGCCGGCCTTCTCATCGACGGCATCGACGGCGGCACCGGCGCTGCCTACAACGTCAGCATGGACGCCACCGGCCACCCCATCGCCTCGAACCTGCGGGAGTGCTATCTCGACCTGGTGGCCCAGGGCCGCCAGAACGAGATCCCGCTCTTTGCCGCCGGCGGGGTGGGCAAGAACGGCAACGTGGCCCAGAACGGCATGGCCCTCATCATGCTGGGCGCCTCCGGGGTCCATCTCGGCAAGTACATCATGCAGGCAGCGGCCGGCTGTCTGGGCAGCGAGCGGAACC
Coding sequences within it:
- a CDS encoding FAD-dependent oxidoreductase, whose product is MTAPVSPSPSPAAILVVGGGIAGMQAALDVAAAGRRVYLLEAGPSIGGRMAQLDKTFPTNDCALCILSPKLVEVARHPNISLLTSSDLLVLEGEAGAFTARIRRRPRYVDEERCIGCGLCSEACPVRIPDRYNEGLAETANIRIPFAQAVPKKAVIDAATCLRLQHGEKVCGKCVEACEAGAIDFSQTEQTEELQVAGVILAMGANPFDARLLPQFGYRLYPDVVTSIEYERILSASGPWGGEIRRPSTGGHPQKIAFLQCIGSRQQQTGGRYCSSICCMQATKDAIISREHAPEAEVTIFFMELRTPGKGFDRYVARAQEEYGVRYVRSRVSHVERRAADGRLLVSYETTAGGRRQEAFDLVVLSLGLAISPRVQELCRRIGVALDPFGFVQTDETTPLATSRPGVFVCGTLSGPKDIPATVMEASGAAAQFVYPERGERPAPAPITPPRSLFADEPRVGVFVCHCGKNIAATVDVADVASYAATLPNVLFAAHLTYTCSDDAQARIRTAIREHDLNRIVVAACSPRTHEGLFQATLKEAGLNPYLFEMANIRDQCSWVHSRVARDATTKSRELVRMAVSRVRVREPLGEIPLAITDRALVLGGGLAGMEAARSLARLGFAVDLVERQERLGGLLREVPFLPSGGRTRDFLDRLERELAMSPRVHLHLASRLAEVSGYLGNFRSRIATPEGDQEISHGITVVATGGERPRPAEYGLDRDPYVLTQDDLERRLAGSHPDLRLLDRLVMILCVGSRTPERPYCSVVCCPQALRNAIRLKERFPSLDVTILFRELRSAGKDELLFEEARRRGVLFIRFPDGSPPQVERQGEELQVTVADATFGETLTLAADTVVLSQPLAPNPDNAWLGPLLKVPLDQDRFFLEAHVKLRPVDFATDGIFLCGLAQGPKGIADTIRQADAAATRAATLLGKSVVLVEGKTSVINPRLCNGCRQCVEACPYRAIAMDDKKGVAVVNQALCKGCGICAAACRSGAPDLGGFSNEELASAIGAFLAEELQSP
- a CDS encoding hydrogenase iron-sulfur subunit; protein product: MSLQPGPIKLIGFLCNWCSYAGADLAGVSRFQYDASIRIVRLPCSGRMDPLLALKALQDGADGVLISGCHPGDCHYSDGNYFARRRFAVVRSLMEFVGLDPRRLQMSWVSASEGKKWAEVVNEVAGAVTAARDEARAAGQTAAAPLPAASGDRVPPREDPELTAALRQTARDLLATGRVQALLGHRRRPGGRPGTALLVATGPEALEELVAFQGDAPNLACHLKSTVERHGTTALVGKGSDLLTAINLVRENQLQRQSIVLVGLGFPEPAAGGSESLRPGRVQEAVGLTQAADLVVGARPAAVPDETFADVAAIDALPRPARYAFWREQFGSCLRCYACRSACPSCYCKTCFADSRRPAWTSPAPSAESSLYFHLIRAYHLAGRCAGCRECQRVCPMQIPLLTLARKASQVVQELFGHRVSADPQVKNPLAAFAMDDQVDFIR
- a CDS encoding 4Fe-4S dicluster domain-containing protein: MSPQERFFSPASLRSWLDRLIAGQPVVGPCQRGANTVFAPLTGAGDWQADLLLPKTPAKGLVFPPRRAVGDTTVVPAILWGARPCELQALDLIDRVFLQEPADPVYHQRRLALTTVAFACPQAADTCFCTRVGSHPADRSGADLLLVPVAGGHLATAGTGRGAELLAGAGEPPTAEQLDAGAAFVRACEEEGQAAAPLPATLAALFDSPLWEDLSRGCLSCGVCSFLCPTCHCFDIADERTGKVVFWDCCAFPDFTLMTSGENPRKSPAIRLRNRILHKFDYLVRTVGRRGCVGCGRCVANCPAGLDLVAALAALEAAAAKE
- a CDS encoding FAD/NAD(P)-binding protein, producing the protein MDLYQPRQATIEAIVRETPDVKTFHFRVDGEFCYAPGQFFELSIPGAGEAPFSISSAPTGEPVFQSTIRRAGLVTRELHRLLPGATVGVRGPFGRPFPIEQLRGKGLIFIGGGIGFAPLRAPLQYALAHRQDFGPLLVVNGARSVADVLFVEQARAWQQEKEVQVVLTVDPGGEAPGWSGRVGLIPKVVEEMHPSPANAAVLVCGPPIMIKFTLQTLDRLGFTDEQVLTTLEMRMKCGLGKCGRCNIGPIYVCKDGPVFSMQEVKAFVGDF
- a CDS encoding glutamate synthase → MCRLAMKTASEPFGPHGVLTAMEAMQEGYDGSGLGLLLRGVRFADYNYQADAPILSGIAHSEAALHRLDERMQAKGFALKYDHEFDLRPGLIEARDRHKYFVRVYSPPASWKGLPKEAVADELMLTRVGLRQDGEAHGNDLTAFSFWPDVVMIKEVGWPLQVGAALGLADDRIKARVVMAQGRQNTNYGINLYACHPFFIQGIATMTNGENTAFVPIKEYLSGSQYPGYIGYQSDSEVFTHILHYTLRRLGLPLEAYKHVITPLKTEELDSHPQGAFLKGLRTACRRLIIDGPNCVMGSLPDETVLLVMDHKKLRPATIGGKPGEWALASEMCGVDAMIPDRDRSLDFQPMRENTVVVPPHRQEYAIWSQLQPLPLPQAA
- a CDS encoding glutamate synthase-related protein, whose product is MVAVAAVATTPSSLTYHDLPWIIDHREDRCTLCGRCTSVCPVEAIHLTYRRQRLPNLDLLKKERGSTFRTFVGIRQRTELSRRCIGCGMCSMVCPNEAIGPRPNANDERARFHIHQKMDAWKRGGRRNVRESLLDRIVFTRISMLTDPALDAGRHEFFLNTILGRILSPEEFLRRHAKGEWIPPTREIFPFIIGSMSFGALSPNMWLGLLQGVAYLNEVLKIPVVMATGEGGCPPWVLRSPFLKYIILQIASGYFGWDEIIRAIPQMQCDPAAIEIKYGQGAKPGDGGLLMWFKVSKLIARLRGVPERVDLPSPPVHQTLYSIEESVMKMIQTMSMAWGFRVPVYPKISGSTSAKSVLNNLVRNPYAAGLLIDGIDGGTGAAYNVSMDATGHPIASNLRECYLDLVAQGRQNEIPLFAAGGVGKNGNVAQNGMALIMLGASGVHLGKYIMQAAAGCLGSERNRCNVCNIGLCPKGITSQNPKLYRRLDPDDVAQRVVDVFGGIRTEIKKIMAPLGRSQSLPIGMSDALGIDDEAVAKRLAIRYVC